One Symphalangus syndactylus isolate Jambi chromosome 9, NHGRI_mSymSyn1-v2.1_pri, whole genome shotgun sequence DNA segment encodes these proteins:
- the IRF9 gene encoding interferon regulatory factor 9 isoform X2: protein MASGRARCTRKLRNWVVEQVESGQFPGVCWDDTAKTMFRIPWKHAGKQDFREDQDAAFFKAWAIFKGKYKEGDTGGPAVWKTRLRCALNKSSEFKEVPERGRMDVAEPYKVYQLLPPGTVSGQPGTQKSPSKQQHSSVSSERKEEEGAMQNCTLSPSVLQDSLNNEEEGASGGAVHSDIGSSSSSSPEPQEVTDTTEAPFQGDQRSLEFLLPPEPDYSLLLTFIYNGRVVGEAQVQSLDCRLVAEPSGSESSMEQVLFPKPGPLEPTQRLLSQLERGILVASNPRGLFVQRLCPIPISWNAPQAPPGPGPHLLPSNECVELFRTAYFCRDPPCSLCMALLHLCVAHPVWPYAQPGSYLAVLLQPRQWKRWFRLGQVLSGPGPPTEVPGNTEFLGREPWLQPYSTESYHSEDGAGLCPILAGGDSRAAGSHSVPGVEPGGPIFHLTSLFFLSPLK, encoded by the exons ATGGCATCAGGCAGGGCACGCTGCACCCGAAAACTCCGGAACTGGGTGGTGGAGCAAGTGGAGAGTGGGCAGTTTCCCGGAGTGTGCTGGGATGATACAGCTAAGACCATGTTCCGGATTCCCTGGAAGCATGCAGGCAAGCAGGACTTCCGGGAGGACCAGGATGCCGCCTTCTTCAAG GCTTGGGCAATATTTAAGGGAAAGTATAAGGAGGGGGACACAGGAGGTCCGGCTGTCTGGAAGACTCGCCTGCGCTGTGCACTCAACAAGAGTTCTGAATTTAAGGAGGTTCCTGAGAGGGGCCGCATGGATGTTGCTGAGCCCTACAAGGTGTATCAGTTGCTGCCACCAGGAACCGTCTCTG GCCAGCCAGGGACTCAGAAATCACCATCAAAGCAACAGCACAGTTCTGTGTCCtctgagaggaaggaggaagagggtgcCATGCAGAACTGCACACTCAGTCCCTCTGTGCTCCAGGACTCCCTCAATAAT gaggaggagggggccaGTGGGGGAGCAGTCCATTCAGACAtcgggagcagcagcagcagcagccctgaGCCACAGGAAG TTACAGATACAACTGAGGCCCCCTTTCAAGGGGATCAGAGGTCCCTGGAGTTTCTGCTTCCTCCAGAGCCAG ACTACTCACTGCTGCTCACCTTCATCTACAACGGGCGCGTGGTGGGCGAGGCCCAGGTGCAAAGCCTGGATTGCCGCCTTGTGGCTGAGCCCTCAGGCTCTGAGAGCAGCATGGAGCAGGTGCTGTTCCCCAAGCCTGGCCCACTGGAGCCCACGCAGCGCCTGCTGAGCCAGCTTGAGAGGGGCATCCTGGTGGCCAGCAACCCCCGAGGCCTCTTCGTGCAGCGCCTTTGCCCCATCCCCATCTCCTGGAATGCACCCCAGGCTCCACCTGGGCCAGGCCCCCATCTGCTGCCCAGCAATGAGTGCGTGGAGCTCTTCAGAACCGCCTACTTCTGCAGAG ATCCTCCATGTAGCCTATGCATGGCACTCCTGCACTTGTGTGTTGCACATCCTGTGTGGCCATATGCCCAGCCTGGCAGCTACCTGGCAGTTCTCCTCCAGCCAAGACAATGGAAGAGGTGGTTCAG ACTTGGCCAGGTACTTTCAGGGCCTGGGCCCCCCACCGAAGTTCCAGGTAACACTGAATTTCTGGGAAGAGAGCCATGGCTCCAGCCATACTCCACAGAATCTTATCACAGTGAAG ATGGAGCAGGCCTTTGCCCGATACTTGCTGGAGGAGACTCCAGAGCAGCAGGCAGCCATTCTGTCCCTGGTGTAGAGCCTGGGGGACCCATCTTCCACCTCACCTCTTTGTTCTTCCTGTCTCCTTTGAAATAG
- the IRF9 gene encoding interferon regulatory factor 9 isoform X3 produces the protein MASGRARCTRKLRNWVVEQVESGQFPGVCWDDTAKTMFRIPWKHAGKQDFREDQDAAFFKAWAIFKGKYKEGDTGGPAVWKTRLRCALNKSSEFKEVPERGRMDVAEPYKVYQLLPPGTVSGQPGTQKSPSKQQHSSVSSERKEEEGAMQNCTLSPSVLQDSLNNEEEGASGGAVHSDIGSSSSSSPEPQEVTDTTEAPFQGDQRSLEFLLPPEPAAGRAVLSPDYSLLLTFIYNGRVVGEAQVQSLDCRLVAEPSGSESSMEQVLFPKPGPLEPTQRLLSQLERGILVASNPRGLFVQRLCPIPISWNAPQAPPGPGPHLLPSNECVELFRTAYFCRDLARYFQGLGPPPKFQVTLNFWEESHGSSHTPQNLITVKMEQAFARYLLEETPEQQAAILSLV, from the exons ATGGCATCAGGCAGGGCACGCTGCACCCGAAAACTCCGGAACTGGGTGGTGGAGCAAGTGGAGAGTGGGCAGTTTCCCGGAGTGTGCTGGGATGATACAGCTAAGACCATGTTCCGGATTCCCTGGAAGCATGCAGGCAAGCAGGACTTCCGGGAGGACCAGGATGCCGCCTTCTTCAAG GCTTGGGCAATATTTAAGGGAAAGTATAAGGAGGGGGACACAGGAGGTCCGGCTGTCTGGAAGACTCGCCTGCGCTGTGCACTCAACAAGAGTTCTGAATTTAAGGAGGTTCCTGAGAGGGGCCGCATGGATGTTGCTGAGCCCTACAAGGTGTATCAGTTGCTGCCACCAGGAACCGTCTCTG GCCAGCCAGGGACTCAGAAATCACCATCAAAGCAACAGCACAGTTCTGTGTCCtctgagaggaaggaggaagagggtgcCATGCAGAACTGCACACTCAGTCCCTCTGTGCTCCAGGACTCCCTCAATAAT gaggaggagggggccaGTGGGGGAGCAGTCCATTCAGACAtcgggagcagcagcagcagcagccctgaGCCACAGGAAG TTACAGATACAACTGAGGCCCCCTTTCAAGGGGATCAGAGGTCCCTGGAGTTTCTGCTTCCTCCAGAGCCAG CAGCAGGTAGGGCTGTTCTATCCCCAGACTACTCACTGCTGCTCACCTTCATCTACAACGGGCGCGTGGTGGGCGAGGCCCAGGTGCAAAGCCTGGATTGCCGCCTTGTGGCTGAGCCCTCAGGCTCTGAGAGCAGCATGGAGCAGGTGCTGTTCCCCAAGCCTGGCCCACTGGAGCCCACGCAGCGCCTGCTGAGCCAGCTTGAGAGGGGCATCCTGGTGGCCAGCAACCCCCGAGGCCTCTTCGTGCAGCGCCTTTGCCCCATCCCCATCTCCTGGAATGCACCCCAGGCTCCACCTGGGCCAGGCCCCCATCTGCTGCCCAGCAATGAGTGCGTGGAGCTCTTCAGAACCGCCTACTTCTGCAGAG ACTTGGCCAGGTACTTTCAGGGCCTGGGCCCCCCACCGAAGTTCCAGGTAACACTGAATTTCTGGGAAGAGAGCCATGGCTCCAGCCATACTCCACAGAATCTTATCACAGTGAAG ATGGAGCAGGCCTTTGCCCGATACTTGCTGGAGGAGACTCCAGAGCAGCAGGCAGCCATTCTGTCCCTGGTGTAG
- the IRF9 gene encoding interferon regulatory factor 9 isoform X1, translated as MASGRARCTRKLRNWVVEQVESGQFPGVCWDDTAKTMFRIPWKHAGKQDFREDQDAAFFKAWAIFKGKYKEGDTGGPAVWKTRLRCALNKSSEFKEVPERGRMDVAEPYKVYQLLPPGTVSGQPGTQKSPSKQQHSSVSSERKEEEGAMQNCTLSPSVLQDSLNNEEEGASGGAVHSDIGSSSSSSPEPQEVTDTTEAPFQGDQRSLEFLLPPEPAAGRAVLSPDYSLLLTFIYNGRVVGEAQVQSLDCRLVAEPSGSESSMEQVLFPKPGPLEPTQRLLSQLERGILVASNPRGLFVQRLCPIPISWNAPQAPPGPGPHLLPSNECVELFRTAYFCRDPPCSLCMALLHLCVAHPVWPYAQPGSYLAVLLQPRQWKRWFRLGQVLSGPGPPTEVPGNTEFLGREPWLQPYSTESYHSEDGAGLCPILAGGDSRAAGSHSVPGVEPGGPIFHLTSLFFLSPLK; from the exons ATGGCATCAGGCAGGGCACGCTGCACCCGAAAACTCCGGAACTGGGTGGTGGAGCAAGTGGAGAGTGGGCAGTTTCCCGGAGTGTGCTGGGATGATACAGCTAAGACCATGTTCCGGATTCCCTGGAAGCATGCAGGCAAGCAGGACTTCCGGGAGGACCAGGATGCCGCCTTCTTCAAG GCTTGGGCAATATTTAAGGGAAAGTATAAGGAGGGGGACACAGGAGGTCCGGCTGTCTGGAAGACTCGCCTGCGCTGTGCACTCAACAAGAGTTCTGAATTTAAGGAGGTTCCTGAGAGGGGCCGCATGGATGTTGCTGAGCCCTACAAGGTGTATCAGTTGCTGCCACCAGGAACCGTCTCTG GCCAGCCAGGGACTCAGAAATCACCATCAAAGCAACAGCACAGTTCTGTGTCCtctgagaggaaggaggaagagggtgcCATGCAGAACTGCACACTCAGTCCCTCTGTGCTCCAGGACTCCCTCAATAAT gaggaggagggggccaGTGGGGGAGCAGTCCATTCAGACAtcgggagcagcagcagcagcagccctgaGCCACAGGAAG TTACAGATACAACTGAGGCCCCCTTTCAAGGGGATCAGAGGTCCCTGGAGTTTCTGCTTCCTCCAGAGCCAG CAGCAGGTAGGGCTGTTCTATCCCCAGACTACTCACTGCTGCTCACCTTCATCTACAACGGGCGCGTGGTGGGCGAGGCCCAGGTGCAAAGCCTGGATTGCCGCCTTGTGGCTGAGCCCTCAGGCTCTGAGAGCAGCATGGAGCAGGTGCTGTTCCCCAAGCCTGGCCCACTGGAGCCCACGCAGCGCCTGCTGAGCCAGCTTGAGAGGGGCATCCTGGTGGCCAGCAACCCCCGAGGCCTCTTCGTGCAGCGCCTTTGCCCCATCCCCATCTCCTGGAATGCACCCCAGGCTCCACCTGGGCCAGGCCCCCATCTGCTGCCCAGCAATGAGTGCGTGGAGCTCTTCAGAACCGCCTACTTCTGCAGAG ATCCTCCATGTAGCCTATGCATGGCACTCCTGCACTTGTGTGTTGCACATCCTGTGTGGCCATATGCCCAGCCTGGCAGCTACCTGGCAGTTCTCCTCCAGCCAAGACAATGGAAGAGGTGGTTCAG ACTTGGCCAGGTACTTTCAGGGCCTGGGCCCCCCACCGAAGTTCCAGGTAACACTGAATTTCTGGGAAGAGAGCCATGGCTCCAGCCATACTCCACAGAATCTTATCACAGTGAAG ATGGAGCAGGCCTTTGCCCGATACTTGCTGGAGGAGACTCCAGAGCAGCAGGCAGCCATTCTGTCCCTGGTGTAGAGCCTGGGGGACCCATCTTCCACCTCACCTCTTTGTTCTTCCTGTCTCCTTTGAAATAG
- the IRF9 gene encoding interferon regulatory factor 9 isoform X5 produces MIQLRPCSGFPGSMQAWAIFKGKYKEGDTGGPAVWKTRLRCALNKSSEFKEVPERGRMDVAEPYKVYQLLPPGTVSGQPGTQKSPSKQQHSSVSSERKEEEGAMQNCTLSPSVLQDSLNNEEEGASGGAVHSDIGSSSSSSPEPQEVTDTTEAPFQGDQRSLEFLLPPEPDYSLLLTFIYNGRVVGEAQVQSLDCRLVAEPSGSESSMEQVLFPKPGPLEPTQRLLSQLERGILVASNPRGLFVQRLCPIPISWNAPQAPPGPGPHLLPSNECVELFRTAYFCRDLARYFQGLGPPPKFQVTLNFWEESHGSSHTPQNLITVKMEQAFARYLLEETPEQQAAILSLV; encoded by the exons ATGATACAGCTAAGACCATGTTCCGGATTCCCTGGAAGCATGCAG GCTTGGGCAATATTTAAGGGAAAGTATAAGGAGGGGGACACAGGAGGTCCGGCTGTCTGGAAGACTCGCCTGCGCTGTGCACTCAACAAGAGTTCTGAATTTAAGGAGGTTCCTGAGAGGGGCCGCATGGATGTTGCTGAGCCCTACAAGGTGTATCAGTTGCTGCCACCAGGAACCGTCTCTG GCCAGCCAGGGACTCAGAAATCACCATCAAAGCAACAGCACAGTTCTGTGTCCtctgagaggaaggaggaagagggtgcCATGCAGAACTGCACACTCAGTCCCTCTGTGCTCCAGGACTCCCTCAATAAT gaggaggagggggccaGTGGGGGAGCAGTCCATTCAGACAtcgggagcagcagcagcagcagccctgaGCCACAGGAAG TTACAGATACAACTGAGGCCCCCTTTCAAGGGGATCAGAGGTCCCTGGAGTTTCTGCTTCCTCCAGAGCCAG ACTACTCACTGCTGCTCACCTTCATCTACAACGGGCGCGTGGTGGGCGAGGCCCAGGTGCAAAGCCTGGATTGCCGCCTTGTGGCTGAGCCCTCAGGCTCTGAGAGCAGCATGGAGCAGGTGCTGTTCCCCAAGCCTGGCCCACTGGAGCCCACGCAGCGCCTGCTGAGCCAGCTTGAGAGGGGCATCCTGGTGGCCAGCAACCCCCGAGGCCTCTTCGTGCAGCGCCTTTGCCCCATCCCCATCTCCTGGAATGCACCCCAGGCTCCACCTGGGCCAGGCCCCCATCTGCTGCCCAGCAATGAGTGCGTGGAGCTCTTCAGAACCGCCTACTTCTGCAGAG ACTTGGCCAGGTACTTTCAGGGCCTGGGCCCCCCACCGAAGTTCCAGGTAACACTGAATTTCTGGGAAGAGAGCCATGGCTCCAGCCATACTCCACAGAATCTTATCACAGTGAAG ATGGAGCAGGCCTTTGCCCGATACTTGCTGGAGGAGACTCCAGAGCAGCAGGCAGCCATTCTGTCCCTGGTGTAG
- the IRF9 gene encoding interferon regulatory factor 9 isoform X4 — translation MASGRARCTRKLRNWVVEQVESGQFPGVCWDDTAKTMFRIPWKHAGKQDFREDQDAAFFKAWAIFKGKYKEGDTGGPAVWKTRLRCALNKSSEFKEVPERGRMDVAEPYKVYQLLPPGTVSGQPGTQKSPSKQQHSSVSSERKEEEGAMQNCTLSPSVLQDSLNNEEEGASGGAVHSDIGSSSSSSPEPQEVTDTTEAPFQGDQRSLEFLLPPEPDYSLLLTFIYNGRVVGEAQVQSLDCRLVAEPSGSESSMEQVLFPKPGPLEPTQRLLSQLERGILVASNPRGLFVQRLCPIPISWNAPQAPPGPGPHLLPSNECVELFRTAYFCRDLARYFQGLGPPPKFQVTLNFWEESHGSSHTPQNLITVKMEQAFARYLLEETPEQQAAILSLV, via the exons ATGGCATCAGGCAGGGCACGCTGCACCCGAAAACTCCGGAACTGGGTGGTGGAGCAAGTGGAGAGTGGGCAGTTTCCCGGAGTGTGCTGGGATGATACAGCTAAGACCATGTTCCGGATTCCCTGGAAGCATGCAGGCAAGCAGGACTTCCGGGAGGACCAGGATGCCGCCTTCTTCAAG GCTTGGGCAATATTTAAGGGAAAGTATAAGGAGGGGGACACAGGAGGTCCGGCTGTCTGGAAGACTCGCCTGCGCTGTGCACTCAACAAGAGTTCTGAATTTAAGGAGGTTCCTGAGAGGGGCCGCATGGATGTTGCTGAGCCCTACAAGGTGTATCAGTTGCTGCCACCAGGAACCGTCTCTG GCCAGCCAGGGACTCAGAAATCACCATCAAAGCAACAGCACAGTTCTGTGTCCtctgagaggaaggaggaagagggtgcCATGCAGAACTGCACACTCAGTCCCTCTGTGCTCCAGGACTCCCTCAATAAT gaggaggagggggccaGTGGGGGAGCAGTCCATTCAGACAtcgggagcagcagcagcagcagccctgaGCCACAGGAAG TTACAGATACAACTGAGGCCCCCTTTCAAGGGGATCAGAGGTCCCTGGAGTTTCTGCTTCCTCCAGAGCCAG ACTACTCACTGCTGCTCACCTTCATCTACAACGGGCGCGTGGTGGGCGAGGCCCAGGTGCAAAGCCTGGATTGCCGCCTTGTGGCTGAGCCCTCAGGCTCTGAGAGCAGCATGGAGCAGGTGCTGTTCCCCAAGCCTGGCCCACTGGAGCCCACGCAGCGCCTGCTGAGCCAGCTTGAGAGGGGCATCCTGGTGGCCAGCAACCCCCGAGGCCTCTTCGTGCAGCGCCTTTGCCCCATCCCCATCTCCTGGAATGCACCCCAGGCTCCACCTGGGCCAGGCCCCCATCTGCTGCCCAGCAATGAGTGCGTGGAGCTCTTCAGAACCGCCTACTTCTGCAGAG ACTTGGCCAGGTACTTTCAGGGCCTGGGCCCCCCACCGAAGTTCCAGGTAACACTGAATTTCTGGGAAGAGAGCCATGGCTCCAGCCATACTCCACAGAATCTTATCACAGTGAAG ATGGAGCAGGCCTTTGCCCGATACTTGCTGGAGGAGACTCCAGAGCAGCAGGCAGCCATTCTGTCCCTGGTGTAG